The Roseovarius sp. EL26 genome has a window encoding:
- a CDS encoding glutamine-synthetase adenylyltransferase: MDFISRMTRCSDVYDAEQGQELQDLFGGLPIEARQLLAGAGGCSPYLKMLATQEAAWLSGALDHPEMAIQQLFTHLPQVAPDQLAKELRVAKRRVALLTGLADLAGVWPLETVTQVLTDFADTAVHLAMRAEVGAEVRRKKLPEITEDDLEQAGGMVALAMGKMGAGELNYSSDIDLICLFDETRFSTDAYQEARSSLIRATRRMAAMLNDRTSDGYVFRTDLRLRPDPAVTPVCMAMAGAEAYYESLGRTWERAAYIKARPCAGDVEAGEGFLARLKPFVWRKHLDFAAIEDAHNMRLRIREHKGLGGRLDLFGHNMKLGRGGIREIEFFTQTRQLISGGRDRDLRVRGTVEGLGKLVEKGWVPQEAAEVLVRHYRSHREVEHRLQMLRDAQTHNLPTSDEEFDRLAAFMGRDRVDLEHDLRDNLTEVHDLIEGFFAPDETEIVPDNYHAALDSEIIARWPSYPALRSNRALEIFRRLRPDILSKLARSSHPHEALLAFDGFLAGLPAGVQVFSMFEANPHLVDLLVDIAGTSSSLATHLSRNASVFEAVIAGAFFAPWPGCAALEQELSGALAQQDDYERKLDTARRWTKEWHFRIGVHLLRGVIDADAAGQQYADLAGAVIAALWPIVVDQFAQKHGQPPGQGAAIIGMGSLGAGLLNARSDLDLIVVYEADGVEASDGRRPLATRQYYARLTQAMITALSVPMSEGRLYEVDMRLRPSGNQGPVATAWAAYQAYQRNEAWVWEHLALTRARAIAGQAALMEEFEVFRVEFLAQKLRTRVQICAQVAEMRDRIASAKTPAGPWDAKLGAGRLQDIELIAQSATLMAGGGGRTTTDGLQYGVACGWLSDADSAALSRAHGLCWQLHQAARLLGEKPLEAEKIGQGGSEFVLRDTGYQTLAELAEALAECSALAAVVIDRVLRVPQEDSAHEG, encoded by the coding sequence ATGGATTTTATTTCGCGTATGACACGGTGCTCGGATGTTTACGATGCTGAGCAGGGGCAGGAATTGCAGGACTTGTTTGGCGGGCTGCCCATCGAAGCCCGGCAATTGCTGGCGGGCGCTGGGGGATGCAGCCCCTATCTTAAAATGTTGGCCACACAGGAAGCTGCATGGTTGTCCGGGGCTTTGGATCATCCTGAGATGGCGATCCAACAGCTATTCACACACTTGCCACAGGTTGCTCCGGATCAACTGGCGAAAGAGCTGCGCGTGGCAAAACGCCGAGTTGCCTTGCTGACGGGATTGGCTGATCTGGCGGGGGTCTGGCCGTTAGAAACGGTCACGCAGGTCCTGACAGATTTTGCTGACACCGCTGTCCATCTGGCAATGCGGGCAGAGGTTGGCGCGGAAGTGCGGCGCAAGAAGTTGCCTGAGATTACCGAGGATGATCTGGAGCAGGCGGGTGGTATGGTCGCCCTAGCGATGGGAAAGATGGGCGCTGGGGAGCTGAATTACAGCTCTGACATTGACCTGATTTGCCTGTTCGATGAAACCCGGTTTTCGACGGATGCCTATCAAGAGGCGCGTAGTTCGTTGATCCGGGCGACCCGCCGGATGGCAGCGATGCTGAATGACCGAACGTCAGATGGATACGTCTTTCGTACCGATCTACGCCTGAGGCCCGATCCGGCAGTCACACCTGTCTGTATGGCCATGGCGGGGGCTGAAGCTTATTATGAAAGCCTTGGGCGCACATGGGAGCGCGCGGCTTATATCAAAGCACGGCCTTGCGCCGGGGATGTTGAGGCTGGCGAAGGGTTTTTAGCGCGGCTAAAACCATTTGTCTGGCGCAAGCATCTGGATTTTGCCGCCATTGAAGACGCGCATAACATGCGTTTGCGCATTCGCGAGCATAAGGGGCTGGGCGGACGGCTGGATCTGTTTGGGCACAACATGAAGCTGGGGCGCGGTGGTATCCGCGAGATCGAATTTTTCACCCAGACCCGGCAACTTATTTCGGGGGGGCGTGACCGGGACTTGCGTGTGCGGGGCACGGTCGAAGGTCTGGGGAAACTGGTCGAAAAAGGCTGGGTGCCGCAAGAGGCTGCTGAAGTTCTGGTGCGCCACTATCGATCGCACCGCGAGGTTGAGCATCGCTTGCAGATGCTGCGGGACGCCCAGACCCATAATCTGCCAACGTCAGATGAGGAGTTTGACCGACTGGCCGCCTTTATGGGCCGTGATCGTGTCGACCTAGAACACGATTTGCGCGATAATCTGACCGAAGTGCACGATCTGATCGAGGGATTTTTTGCCCCCGATGAAACCGAGATCGTCCCGGATAACTATCACGCCGCACTTGATAGCGAGATTATTGCTCGTTGGCCTAGCTATCCTGCCTTGCGCTCAAACCGCGCCTTGGAGATCTTTCGCAGACTACGCCCCGATATCCTGTCTAAGCTTGCCAGAAGCAGCCACCCGCATGAGGCTTTGCTGGCGTTTGATGGCTTTCTGGCCGGTTTGCCCGCTGGTGTTCAGGTGTTTTCGATGTTTGAGGCCAATCCGCATCTGGTGGATTTGTTGGTCGATATTGCAGGCACGTCTTCATCACTGGCCACGCACCTTTCGCGCAATGCCAGTGTGTTTGAGGCGGTGATCGCTGGGGCGTTTTTTGCGCCTTGGCCGGGGTGTGCAGCGTTGGAGCAGGAATTATCTGGTGCATTGGCGCAGCAGGACGATTACGAGCGCAAGCTGGACACCGCCCGTCGCTGGACCAAAGAGTGGCATTTCAGGATCGGCGTGCATCTGTTGCGTGGGGTGATCGATGCCGACGCTGCCGGGCAGCAATATGCCGATCTGGCGGGCGCGGTGATTGCGGCGCTTTGGCCCATAGTGGTTGATCAATTTGCGCAAAAACATGGCCAACCACCGGGACAGGGTGCTGCGATCATCGGGATGGGCTCATTGGGGGCAGGGTTGCTCAATGCGCGTTCGGATCTGGATCTGATCGTGGTCTATGAGGCTGACGGGGTGGAAGCCTCGGACGGACGTCGCCCCTTGGCGACCCGGCAGTATTACGCGCGATTGACACAGGCGATGATCACCGCCCTGAGCGTGCCGATGTCTGAGGGCCGGCTTTATGAGGTGGATATGCGGCTCAGGCCTTCGGGCAATCAGGGGCCAGTGGCCACCGCTTGGGCAGCTTATCAGGCCTATCAGCGCAATGAGGCCTGGGTTTGGGAACATCTGGCTCTGACACGGGCGCGCGCTATCGCGGGGCAGGCTGCGTTGATGGAGGAGTTTGAGGTGTTCCGGGTTGAATTTTTGGCCCAGAAGCTACGTACGCGCGTGCAAATCTGCGCGCAAGTTGCTGAAATGCGTGACCGCATTGCCAGTGCCAAAACCCCGGCAGGGCCTTGGGATGCCAAGCTTGGAGCCGGGCGTTTGCAGGACATCGAGCTGATTGCACAGTCCGCAACGCTAATGGCGGGGGGGGGCGGGCGTACGACTACGGATGGATTACAATACGGTGTCGCTTGTGGTTGGCTGAGTGACGCGGATAGCGCAGCATTAAGTCGGGCACATGGGCTTTGCTGGCAACTGCATCAGGCCGCGCGTTTGCTGGGGGAGAAACCCCTTGAGGCGGAAAAGATTGGCCAAGGTGGATCGGAGTTTGTATTGCGCGATACAGGGTATCAGACGTTGGCAGAGCTGGCTGAGGCGTTGGCCGAATGTTCTGCGCTGGCAGCTGTGGTGATCGATAGAGTGTTGAGAGTGCCACAAGAGGATAGCGCGCATGAAGGGTGA
- a CDS encoding TRAP transporter large permease subunit, with product MLFGLDGVEIGLIIVFLCLFGGILSGFPVAFAIGGAGIISFGIIASLDSAGLLIHQAIDTSSEGYNALIASGVNAESISVFRYPDLARIAEPVFVQGWEVAMNRNVSFIVNRVNERVLAGQSIETLLAVLMFILMGITLERSKIANDLLTTMARVFGPLPGGLAVSVVVVGAFLAASTGIVGATVVTMGLLSLPTMLRHNYSPEIATGVIAASGTLGQIIPPSIVIVLLGTLAGDLYSVAQENRAIEAGCTDALTYLGEPAVVSVGALFQAALLPGIMLAMLYGLYAFGYALMNPSKAPAVQMETTSTEVITRGESFTWFLGLPLALIIGTVVLGQMNVIGSQDLTVGSYSAQGQTASLRTNVGEQCQASMIELHGQESWDAAIAEKEAIAAAGGVQQSVALSDEEVTAAVAAKEAAAAPIGTGVAILFVLLSLILVVARGVKPSASPVPLLIGGIGVILGLMVDILLIAPSTSPGLTVVILAIPLAVALYGCSHAAGRLAQNELIRVVFPPLILIIAVLGSILGGITNPTPAAALGAGGAIMLAAYRKLQDQERSGKVIIWSTFAIILSVLIGVNFDLRINGTNVSVETWMAFFVAYGAYLYAAFGLLYSCWVLYSGGVMTPVVRETAKVTSMVFTILIGSQLLNLVVISFGGEHYIQQFLKSFDSELQVFLIVMLVLFFLGFVLDFLEIIYIVIPIVGPVIYGGTFDPKWVTIMIAVNLQTSFLTPPFGFALFYLRGVAPKEVTTGHIYRGVFPFVLIQVVGLGILWFFPSIVTIVPALIGN from the coding sequence ATGCTATTTGGACTTGATGGCGTCGAAATCGGCCTGATCATTGTATTCCTGTGCCTGTTTGGGGGCATTTTGTCGGGCTTTCCGGTGGCCTTTGCCATTGGTGGGGCTGGGATCATCTCATTCGGGATCATCGCATCGCTGGATTCAGCTGGTCTGCTGATCCACCAAGCGATTGACACGTCAAGCGAGGGGTATAATGCGCTTATCGCCTCGGGTGTGAATGCAGAAAGCATATCAGTGTTTCGATACCCGGATTTAGCTCGCATCGCAGAACCTGTGTTTGTACAGGGCTGGGAAGTGGCGATGAACCGCAATGTATCGTTCATCGTCAACCGGGTGAACGAACGGGTGCTGGCGGGACAGTCGATTGAGACCTTGCTGGCTGTTTTGATGTTCATTTTGATGGGCATTACGTTGGAGCGATCCAAAATTGCCAATGATCTGCTGACCACGATGGCGCGGGTTTTTGGGCCTTTGCCCGGAGGTCTGGCGGTATCTGTTGTGGTTGTGGGTGCGTTTTTGGCGGCCTCAACCGGCATCGTTGGTGCCACGGTCGTGACCATGGGTTTACTAAGCCTGCCAACTATGTTGCGGCACAACTATAGTCCTGAGATCGCGACTGGTGTGATCGCGGCTTCGGGCACGTTGGGGCAAATCATTCCACCATCTATTGTGATCGTACTGTTGGGCACACTTGCCGGAGATCTCTATTCAGTCGCGCAGGAAAACCGTGCCATTGAGGCGGGATGTACCGACGCACTGACCTATTTGGGAGAACCGGCAGTAGTGTCTGTGGGGGCACTTTTCCAGGCGGCTTTGCTGCCAGGGATCATGTTGGCGATGCTCTATGGATTGTACGCTTTTGGCTATGCGTTGATGAACCCATCCAAGGCCCCTGCGGTGCAGATGGAAACAACAAGTACTGAGGTGATCACACGTGGTGAATCCTTCACATGGTTCTTGGGCTTGCCTTTGGCACTGATCATCGGGACCGTTGTGTTGGGGCAGATGAATGTGATCGGTTCGCAAGATCTGACGGTTGGTAGCTACTCTGCGCAAGGGCAGACGGCCAGCCTGCGCACTAATGTCGGTGAACAATGTCAGGCGTCGATGATTGAGCTGCATGGACAGGAGTCCTGGGATGCGGCGATTGCTGAGAAAGAGGCGATTGCGGCTGCCGGTGGTGTACAGCAAAGCGTGGCCTTGTCCGACGAAGAGGTCACTGCAGCCGTAGCCGCGAAAGAGGCGGCTGCCGCCCCCATCGGAACCGGCGTCGCGATCCTGTTTGTGCTGCTGTCACTGATCTTAGTCGTGGCACGTGGAGTGAAGCCTTCTGCCAGCCCTGTACCGTTATTGATTGGCGGGATTGGGGTCATTTTGGGCCTGATGGTTGATATCTTGTTGATTGCGCCGTCGACCAGCCCCGGATTGACCGTAGTGATTTTGGCCATTCCGCTTGCCGTGGCATTGTACGGTTGTAGCCATGCAGCAGGGCGTTTGGCGCAGAATGAGTTGATCCGCGTGGTGTTTCCACCGCTGATTTTGATCATTGCCGTGCTAGGATCGATCCTTGGTGGCATCACCAATCCGACGCCGGCAGCGGCGCTTGGGGCAGGTGGGGCGATCATGCTAGCGGCCTATCGCAAACTGCAAGATCAGGAGCGCTCGGGCAAGGTGATCATCTGGTCCACGTTTGCGATCATTTTGTCGGTTTTGATTGGTGTTAATTTTGACCTACGGATCAATGGCACCAACGTCAGTGTTGAGACCTGGATGGCCTTCTTTGTGGCGTATGGTGCGTATCTCTATGCTGCCTTTGGATTGCTGTATTCTTGCTGGGTTTTGTATTCCGGCGGGGTGATGACCCCGGTGGTGCGTGAAACCGCCAAGGTGACCTCGATGGTGTTTACCATCTTGATCGGGTCGCAGTTGCTCAATCTGGTGGTGATCAGTTTTGGTGGCGAACATTATATCCAGCAGTTCCTGAAAAGCTTTGACAGTGAATTGCAGGTCTTCCTGATCGTGATGCTGGTGCTGTTCTTTCTGGGCTTCGTGTTGGATTTTCTTGAAATTATCTACATCGTCATCCCCATCGTCGGTCCGGTGATTTATGGTGGTACGTTTGACCCCAAATGGGTGACGATCATGATCGCGGTAAACCTGCAGACCTCGTTTCTGACGCCGCCGTTTGGTTTTGCGTTGTTCTATCTGCGGGGGGTCGCGCCCAAAGAGGTCACAACGGGCCATATCTATCGTGGGGTGTTTCCATTTGTCCTGATCCAGGTGGTTGGACTGGGGATCTTGTGGTTTTTCCCATCGATCGTCACGATTGTGCCTGCTCTGATCGGAAATTGA
- a CDS encoding TRAP transporter small permease subunit, producing MLDALVWFFQNIGLAFYNFGYAVSHPGTWLDWSNKESIMRFVYYGGSVEFFFVVFTTFLVVTAIGFWKNAFMWGCVRVLEGFANTVGRFFAWAGLLMVLQQIIIVFMQRIFARPDIIFGFGVPFQKDISWWAEELKFYNAMVVALCCTYTFVQGGHVRVDLFYAAVKFRTKKLIDMIGSLLFMMPMAVIMWMYGWYFMWRHLITPKPSASDTLERLLLKSRAVRWNVETIGFSPNGFNGYFLFKILLLAFCGMVFLQAIAFFYRSYLERKEGQESEGKYLDRDTLGAGEEAYEGTH from the coding sequence ATGCTGGACGCACTTGTCTGGTTTTTCCAGAATATAGGACTGGCTTTTTACAACTTTGGCTATGCGGTCTCGCATCCGGGGACTTGGCTGGATTGGTCCAACAAAGAATCGATTATGCGCTTTGTCTACTACGGCGGTTCGGTCGAGTTTTTCTTTGTTGTTTTTACAACCTTTTTGGTGGTGACGGCCATCGGGTTTTGGAAAAACGCCTTCATGTGGGGCTGCGTTCGGGTGCTGGAAGGCTTTGCCAACACGGTGGGCCGGTTCTTTGCTTGGGCTGGTCTGTTGATGGTTCTGCAGCAGATCATTATCGTCTTCATGCAGCGTATTTTTGCGCGACCTGACATCATATTCGGCTTTGGTGTGCCGTTTCAAAAAGACATCAGTTGGTGGGCTGAAGAGCTGAAGTTCTACAACGCCATGGTGGTGGCGCTGTGTTGCACTTACACGTTTGTTCAAGGCGGACATGTTCGGGTGGATCTGTTTTATGCCGCTGTGAAATTCCGCACTAAGAAACTGATCGATATGATCGGTAGCCTGCTGTTCATGATGCCGATGGCGGTGATCATGTGGATGTATGGTTGGTATTTTATGTGGCGTCACCTGATCACGCCAAAACCATCGGCCAGTGACACGTTGGAGCGCCTTTTGCTTAAATCGCGTGCCGTGCGCTGGAATGTTGAGACCATCGGCTTTAGCCCAAATGGGTTTAACGGGTATTTCCTGTTCAAAATCTTGCTGCTGGCATTCTGCGGGATGGTCTTTTTACAAGCAATCGCGTTTTTCTACCGCTCTTATCTGGAACGAAAAGAGGGTCAGGAAAGCGAAGGAAAATATCTTGACCGCGACACGTTGGGCGCGGGTGAAGAAGCCTATGAGGGCACCCACTAA
- a CDS encoding RSP_2648 family PIN domain-containing protein produces MKLLLDTCVIYPTVMREMLLGVAAEGVYRPYWSARIIEEWQRAAIKLGPDGVVQAGAEAALLKARWPKAEVPASPGLEARLWLPDPADIHVLAAAISASADGIITLNKKDFPQNILGEEGLSRFEPDGFLHGVWSAQPDVVECVADRVLETANRLSGKEWDMRGLMKKARLPRLGKALTSNP; encoded by the coding sequence ATGAAGCTGCTGCTTGATACCTGTGTTATCTACCCCACGGTGATGCGCGAAATGCTGTTGGGCGTCGCGGCAGAGGGCGTGTATCGGCCCTATTGGTCGGCACGCATTATCGAAGAATGGCAGCGTGCAGCAATCAAGCTGGGACCAGACGGTGTGGTGCAGGCTGGGGCAGAGGCAGCTTTGTTGAAAGCCCGCTGGCCCAAGGCTGAAGTGCCCGCATCACCCGGTTTGGAAGCGCGGCTTTGGTTACCGGATCCAGCAGATATTCATGTGCTGGCGGCGGCAATATCGGCATCAGCAGATGGCATCATCACGCTGAATAAAAAAGACTTTCCACAAAATATCCTTGGCGAGGAAGGGTTGTCTCGATTTGAACCAGATGGATTCCTACATGGGGTCTGGAGCGCACAACCTGATGTGGTTGAATGCGTTGCAGATCGTGTTTTGGAAACGGCCAATCGTTTGTCTGGCAAAGAGTGGGACATGCGTGGCTTGATGAAAAAGGCGCGTTTGCCGCGATTGGGCAAGGCTTTAACTTCAAACCCTTGA
- a CDS encoding RDD family protein yields the protein MMHAYSSLPDPDYQAEFYQDIPTKRLVAWLADMLVIILICLLIVPFTAFTGLFFFPFLMLIVGFAYRVITLANQSATWGMRLTAIEFRTSDGQPFTLQMAFLHTLGYSVSIAFFLLQVVSIVLMLTTARAQGLTDHFLGTVALNRRARS from the coding sequence ATGATGCACGCTTATTCCTCTCTTCCTGATCCGGATTATCAAGCCGAATTTTATCAGGATATTCCGACAAAACGTCTGGTTGCCTGGCTTGCCGATATGCTCGTCATAATCCTGATCTGCTTACTGATCGTTCCGTTCACGGCCTTTACAGGCTTGTTCTTCTTTCCCTTTCTGATGCTGATTGTGGGCTTTGCCTACCGAGTAATCACACTCGCCAATCAATCCGCAACATGGGGCATGCGGTTAACCGCGATTGAGTTCAGAACCTCCGATGGGCAGCCTTTTACCCTACAGATGGCATTTCTGCATACGCTCGGCTATTCCGTATCGATCGCGTTCTTTCTGCTGCAGGTGGTTTCCATCGTACTGATGTTGACCACAGCCCGGGCACAGGGCCTGACCGATCATTTCCTTGGTACAGTGGCATTAAATCGGCGCGCGCGCTCCTGA
- a CDS encoding DMT family transporter — MSLALLIIVVLSWGFSWYAIELQIGEIPALVSITYRFVLSTAMLVLFLLLSGRFRRIPLKDHGLVAALGFCLFSMNFFCMYLAAGYFPSGLLSVIFATAAIMGAFNQKLFFGKPLNSRVLLGAAAGLIGLVLLSWDDIIGTGGIPPLFIALPFIGTYLFSLGNLLSARLSRDHDLPNIVAYGMGYGALICLAVCLMAGLPFPIPQGATYWGAMIYLSGIASVLAFLTYLNLVKREGPARAAYATVLFPIVAMLVSTWLEGFEWTVYSALGLIMALGGTALVFKRPKAAQFSRV, encoded by the coding sequence ATGTCACTCGCGCTATTAATCATCGTGGTCCTAAGTTGGGGGTTTTCTTGGTACGCGATTGAACTGCAAATCGGAGAAATACCTGCACTGGTTTCCATCACCTACCGCTTTGTCCTGTCCACTGCGATGTTGGTACTTTTCTTACTGCTTAGCGGTCGATTCCGGCGTATTCCGCTCAAAGATCATGGGCTGGTGGCCGCGCTTGGCTTTTGCCTCTTCAGCATGAATTTCTTCTGCATGTATCTGGCGGCGGGCTATTTCCCCAGTGGGCTCCTGTCAGTCATCTTTGCCACAGCCGCCATCATGGGGGCGTTCAATCAAAAGCTCTTTTTTGGCAAGCCATTGAACAGCCGGGTGCTGCTTGGGGCGGCGGCAGGTCTAATCGGGCTAGTTCTACTATCGTGGGATGACATCATCGGCACCGGGGGCATTCCCCCACTCTTTATCGCCCTCCCGTTCATTGGTACCTATCTGTTCTCACTGGGAAACCTATTATCAGCACGTCTGTCGCGAGATCATGACCTGCCTAACATCGTGGCCTATGGCATGGGTTACGGTGCACTGATCTGTCTGGCGGTCTGCCTAATGGCCGGGCTGCCCTTTCCGATCCCACAAGGGGCGACGTATTGGGGCGCGATGATCTATCTGTCAGGGATCGCTTCGGTACTGGCCTTCCTGACCTACCTCAACCTTGTCAAACGCGAGGGCCCGGCGCGTGCCGCCTATGCCACCGTGTTGTTCCCGATTGTAGCGATGCTGGTTTCCACGTGGTTGGAAGGGTTTGAATGGACAGTCTACAGTGCGCTCGGCCTTATTATGGCATTGGGAGGCACCGCACTGGTGTTTAAGCGCCCAAAAGCGGCGCAATTTTCAAGGGTTTGA
- a CDS encoding arginyltransferase produces the protein MRHTLPIAPQFYVTAPQPCPYLEGRMERKLFTALQGESAQKLNDTLSKQGFRRSQNVLYRPSCADCAACLSARIDVGKFAITRGQKKTLNRNKHLKRKATSPWATEDQYDLFRNYLEDRHAEGGMADMDAFEFAAMVEETPIRTRVVEYTDRDTDDLIAVCLTDVIEDGVSMVYSFYQPDKTRQSLGTYVILDHIAIAQEAGLPYVYLGYWVPGSPKMGYKASFSGLEVFADGEWQEMTDPAEHDSRSHPISNDSIIEQVANISLPDGTPLRPQSNTGPKS, from the coding sequence ATGCGCCACACACTCCCGATAGCGCCCCAGTTTTATGTGACGGCTCCGCAACCCTGCCCCTACCTAGAAGGGCGGATGGAGCGAAAATTGTTCACGGCGCTGCAGGGTGAAAGCGCCCAAAAGCTGAATGATACACTTTCAAAACAAGGCTTTCGCCGCTCGCAAAATGTCCTTTACCGCCCATCCTGTGCCGATTGCGCAGCCTGCTTGTCGGCGCGAATTGATGTCGGAAAATTCGCAATCACACGCGGACAAAAGAAAACTCTCAACCGCAACAAACATCTCAAACGCAAAGCCACCTCTCCTTGGGCCACCGAAGATCAATACGACCTTTTTCGCAATTATTTGGAGGATCGCCACGCTGAAGGTGGCATGGCTGACATGGACGCCTTTGAATTTGCGGCCATGGTCGAAGAAACTCCCATTCGCACCCGTGTTGTCGAATACACAGACCGCGATACTGACGATTTGATCGCCGTTTGCCTGACTGATGTCATCGAAGACGGGGTCAGTATGGTTTATTCCTTCTACCAGCCTGACAAAACCCGCCAGTCACTGGGCACTTATGTGATCCTTGATCACATCGCCATCGCACAGGAGGCAGGCCTGCCTTACGTCTATCTGGGTTATTGGGTGCCCGGCAGCCCCAAAATGGGCTACAAGGCCAGTTTTTCAGGGCTTGAGGTTTTTGCAGACGGGGAATGGCAAGAAATGACAGATCCGGCCGAACACGATTCTCGCAGTCACCCAATCTCAAATGATTCCATCATAGAACAGGTTGCCAATATCTCCCTGCCCGATGGCACCCCTTTGCGTCCACAATCCAATACGGGGCCAAAAAGTTAA
- a CDS encoding RSP_2647 family RNA methyltransferase, translating into MNTASLPVIRLMPKVRPQTFLHGVPWIYDNEIVTDRRTKNIAPGSLAILEDAERRPIALVAVNPMSRLFARILDLDLTAEINQGWLEQKIKRALALRETMYDQPYYRLIHAEADGLPGVVIDRFGDIVVVQANAAWIENLLPELTAALGQISGIKTIYKNASGRARGLEGLDDVSAVLAGKMPDAPVPVPMNGATYMADLSGGQKTGLFFDQRPNHAFAARFAKDARVLDMFSHVGGFSLAALANGATSALAVDGSDPALALARDGAQAMGKADQFETRKGDAFDVLTKLAEEGETFDLVICDPPAFAPSKKAMEAGLRAYERIARLAAPLVAEGGYLGLCSCSHAADLSKFRASSSRGIGRAGRVGQLIHTGYAGPDHPQHLQLAESGYLKALFYRL; encoded by the coding sequence ATGAATACTGCATCTCTCCCCGTGATCCGCCTTATGCCCAAAGTTCGCCCGCAAACGTTTTTGCACGGCGTGCCTTGGATTTATGATAATGAAATCGTCACTGACCGGCGCACTAAAAATATTGCACCGGGGTCTTTGGCCATTCTCGAAGACGCAGAGCGTCGCCCGATTGCGCTGGTGGCGGTCAATCCGATGTCGCGCTTATTTGCGCGTATTCTTGATCTGGATCTGACGGCCGAGATCAATCAAGGCTGGCTGGAGCAAAAGATCAAACGTGCGCTGGCCCTGCGCGAAACGATGTATGATCAGCCTTACTATCGCTTGATTCATGCCGAGGCGGATGGCCTGCCGGGCGTGGTGATTGACCGGTTTGGTGACATTGTCGTGGTGCAGGCTAATGCCGCCTGGATTGAAAACCTGCTGCCAGAGCTGACAGCCGCTTTGGGGCAAATATCAGGGATAAAAACCATCTACAAAAACGCCTCGGGCCGAGCGCGTGGGTTGGAAGGTTTGGATGATGTCAGCGCCGTATTGGCCGGGAAAATGCCCGATGCACCCGTGCCAGTGCCAATGAACGGTGCGACCTATATGGCCGATCTGTCAGGCGGACAGAAAACCGGGTTGTTCTTTGACCAACGCCCCAACCACGCCTTTGCCGCCCGTTTTGCCAAAGATGCACGGGTGCTGGACATGTTTTCGCATGTTGGTGGGTTTTCTCTGGCGGCCTTGGCGAATGGGGCAACTAGTGCTTTGGCGGTGGATGGATCTGATCCCGCTTTGGCGCTGGCACGCGACGGGGCGCAGGCGATGGGCAAAGCAGATCAGTTTGAGACCCGCAAAGGCGATGCTTTTGATGTACTGACCAAACTGGCGGAAGAGGGTGAGACATTTGATTTGGTGATCTGTGATCCACCTGCCTTTGCGCCCTCAAAGAAAGCAATGGAGGCGGGTTTGCGCGCCTATGAGCGCATTGCACGGCTGGCGGCGCCGTTGGTTGCTGAGGGCGGCTATCTTGGTTTGTGCTCGTGTTCACATGCGGCAGACCTGAGCAAGTTCCGGGCGTCCTCCTCTCGCGGGATTGGCCGGGCTGGGCGCGTCGGTCAGTTGATCCACACCGGATATGCCGGGCCGGATCATCCACAGCATTTGCAATTGGCTGAATCTGGGTATCTCAAGGCGCTGTTTTACAGGTTATGA
- a CDS encoding DUF2852 domain-containing protein, producing MTSASHITPAPHPAGWLSRAEQWLDSKGKAAWIVATVLAFILFWPLGLALLAYMIWGKKMICTSSRQNGCSFKNRSTSHRSSGNSAFDAYREDTLRRLEDEQQNFENFMQRLRDARDKVEFDQFMNEREKTAKSQADEA from the coding sequence ATGACCAGCGCCAGCCACATCACACCCGCCCCTCATCCGGCCGGTTGGCTTTCGCGGGCAGAGCAATGGCTGGACAGCAAGGGCAAAGCCGCCTGGATTGTCGCCACTGTACTGGCCTTCATTCTGTTCTGGCCCTTGGGCCTTGCACTTCTGGCTTATATGATATGGGGAAAGAAAATGATTTGCACATCGTCACGCCAAAACGGATGTTCCTTTAAAAACCGCTCAACAAGCCATCGTAGCAGTGGCAACTCTGCCTTTGATGCGTACCGCGAAGACACCTTGCGACGTCTCGAAGATGAGCAACAGAACTTTGAAAACTTCATGCAGCGTCTGCGCGATGCCCGCGATAAAGTTGAGTTCGACCAATTCATGAATGAGCGAGAGAAAACCGCAAAATCTCAAGCTGATGAAGCCTAA